A window of Selenomonadales bacterium contains these coding sequences:
- a CDS encoding YbjQ family protein has translation MILVTTEYVSGKTLETLTIVKGSAIQTKHIGKDILSGLKTLVGGELTEYVAMLNEARAMATKRMVEEAKALGADAIVCVRYSTSSVMSGAAEILAYGTAVKFK, from the coding sequence ATGATTTTGGTGACGACCGAGTATGTCAGCGGCAAAACTTTAGAGACGCTTACTATCGTCAAGGGCTCGGCGATTCAAACGAAGCACATCGGCAAGGACATTCTAAGCGGGCTAAAGACTCTCGTAGGCGGTGAACTAACCGAGTATGTCGCCATGCTAAACGAAGCGAGGGCAATGGCCACTAAGCGTATGGTCGAGGAAGCCAAAGCGCTTGGCGCAGACGCTATTGTTTGCGTCCGCTATTCCACGAGCAGCGTTATGTCAGGCGCGGCCGAAATCCTTGCCTACGGAACGGCGGTTAAGTTTAAGTAG